The Bactrocera dorsalis isolate Fly_Bdor chromosome 2, ASM2337382v1, whole genome shotgun sequence region TAACCTTTTTAGCCGCATTAAAGGGAAATTTTTAATGGTGAAGTAttggattttgtttttgttacaaaattattaCAAGGCCCAGAATCAGAATTCGAACTCAATTTTGAATTCGATAAagaagaaatcaaaaatcacaaaattaaaaaatagacaattaaagaaattagaaaaataataaaaacaaataaatttgtattctaaaaatccgaaaaaaaactatcaaaatttCGCAGTTTAGTGGTTGTGGTGTACCAACAAAACCAAACATAATGGTGAACGCAATAGAAAATGTGTTCTACACCTTAAGGAATATTCTCATTAGAATAACACTGGGCCCAATATCTTTCGTATTTCTTGAACTTTCTAAATTTGTGCTTGTGCTGGCGTTGGCCTTCTGGATAACGGTTGGCATTTTTATGATGGTATAGCTATTTATCTCTCGCCACACTTTATTAGTACAACAACATTtagtacaatatttaaattttcagtgGGAGAGCATAATGCCTGAAGCGGCAAGTCGTCTCTCGGCGGCAGCCGCCGCTGTTGTTGCCAATTCAAGTGGTCTTATGCCCAGTGACGAAGATAAGGACAATGCTAAAGAGTCGGGAAGTTATCCCTTTGTTGTAGATTTGCCAAAGACTGAATCGTTGTCTTTGGGGA contains the following coding sequences:
- the LOC105231788 gene encoding uncharacterized protein LOC105231788, with the translated sequence MVNAIENVFYTLRNILIRITLGPISFVFLELSKFVLVLALAFWITVGIFMMWESIMPEAASRLSAAAAAVVANSSGLMPSDEDKDNAKESGSYPFVVDLPKTESLSLGKQVIEEALLQKVTSEGKSPSVVASAKGVTLEAKDENKNEISKSEVPAVKSITEEAKDEIKIEISKAEVASAEAAVSKQPSTAMESEAGDSGKLIE